From a single Daphnia pulex isolate KAP4 chromosome 2, ASM2113471v1 genomic region:
- the LOC124205925 gene encoding uncharacterized protein LOC124205925: MVGRCAVPGCKTTYYKGNQKENEVTLFTIPKTSLSKWQELIPCSNLTSTSRICCRHFDESDFKSGIEILNVFHPFKRRNRNAGAIPKHFLINDTPSRQAMQNVDGFKWRNNLNVEANASNASVRKRPKVDKIPTTSKRKKFDSTAPSMEVTSTIQESINIPQAAEELIFDPLPDSIKENLAVVMEDTTVASPSMEATSTIQESMDTHQAAEEAIFDPLPDVMNENVAVVIEDSTVTSPSMEASSTNFKSNFVTFQSLVTSSMVPKNWIWSFDQIKQMIYCISMDQLPNGNYNVKSVYFQNKK; encoded by the exons ACAACATATtacaaaggaaatcaaaaagaaaacgaggttaCCCTGTTTACAATTCCTAaaacttcattatcaaaatggcAAGAACTAATTCCATGTAGCAATTTGACGAGCACCTCACGTATTTGCTGCCGTCATTTTGACGAAAGTGACTTTAAATCagggattgaaattttgaacgtgTTCCATCCTTTCAAACGTAGGAATCGTAATGCTGGAGCAattcccaaacattttctgataAATG atacaCCTAGTCGACAAGCaatgcaaaatgttgatggtttcaaatggagaaataaccttaatg TGGAAGCAAATGCTAGCAATGCATCAGTAAGGAAACGACCAAAAGTAGACAAAATACCTACTacgtcaaagagaaaaaaatttgacagtaCAG CACCCTCCATGGAAGTTACCTCTACTATTCAAGAATCAATCAACATTCcccaggctgctgaagaattaatttttgatccacttccagattcaatcaaagaaaatcttgcTGTTGTCATGGAAGATACGACAGTTGCATCGCCTTCTATGGAAGCTACCTCTACTATTCAAGAATCAATGGACACTCaccaggctgctgaagaagcaatttttgatccacttcctgatgtaatgaacgaaaatgttgctgttgtcattgAAGATTCGACAGTTACATCACCTTCTATGGAAGCAAGCTCTACTAATTTCAAGTCTAATTTTGTGACATTTCAGTCACTAGTAACTTCATCAATGGTACCAAAGAATTGGATATGGtcttttgatcaaataaaacaaatgatttattGCATTTCGATGGATCAACTACCAAATGGAAATTATAATGTGAAAAGtgtatattttcaaaacaagaagtAA